The nucleotide window TCTGATGTATATTGACCATTGTTTGTTTCAACTGGATCTATAACAACTTCATCTGGTGTTATTTTTACCAATGATGTTAAATCTGTAGCATTAATTGGGTCTTGTAAACGAAAGATATTACCTCCTCTACCACCTATAAATAGATAACTGTTTGCAGGATCGTAAGTACCTCTAGTAGTTTCGAAAGTGGTAATTCTTTCTGAGAACTGAGTACTTCCCACTAATGTCCAATCTGTACTGGTTACATTAGGTGCATCATTTGTTCTTATAACACTACCATTACTTGCGTAATAAATTGTTGATGGATTGTCTGGATCCATATGAAAATAAGTAACAAACTGACTTGGATAAGCTTCTCCACCTGTTGTTGGTGTAATGTTTGCTGTAATATTAGTCTGAGTTCCTCTGTACATAGAACCATTTTGTGTTGTTACGTAAGTGGTATAACCAGATGCCAATAAACCTGTTTGTGGCGTTACTGAAACTGCTGCTCCATCTCCACCAAATAAATCTGACATGGAAGAAGCATCTGTGTTACCAGCGTCTAAACCACCTATTGTAGTTCCATTATCTTGTGCACCTCCAATAATAAAGTCATTTCCTGCTTCATTTACCATATTTACATGGTAGTATTGATAGGTTAAATAGTTATTATTTAAGTTTTCCCATTGCACAAAATTAGAGTTGATGTTATTTGTTTTATGAACACCACCATCTGTCCCTGTAAAAAACACATTACTATCTGTTATACTCCAAGTTAATGCATGGATATCTGGATGATGATTTACACCACCTTCATTATATAATGCATAAGTACCTGCACCTCTATAACCACCAATTCTTCTAAAAGTAGCATCTGTAGTGATGTCTGAAATCTTATACACGTTTGTACCACCAATGGTTACAAAGTTTTCATCATCTGGTTTTACAGAAATAACTAAATCATAAGCACCTTGAATAGAGAATGGGTCATTACCATCGCTATCTCCACTAGGATCATCTGGTAATTTACTACTGTAATCTGTCCAAGTAGTAGTTGCAAAATTAAATTGCCATAAATCTGCTTCAGCTACTCTGTTTCCTTCAACATTTCGTTCTCCATTATTATATAAAATGTATAATATATCTTCATTTGATGGGGCTATAGCCATTGTAATTCTATTTGAAGGTGTAAAATCTGCAGAAGTAGGATTTATTTGAAGCCAATTTCCATTTCCTGTAGCTGAAGTATACACACCTCTATTAAAAGTACCTCCTCCATCTAAAGAAGCATACACTCTTCCAGTGCTTGTAATAACAACATCTGTCCATCCAGTATTGTCGTCAGCTAATTCTAACTCTACAACTGGGCCAGCTTCAGCCATTCTGTAAACTTTACCTGCAGTACCCACAAATAATTCACCTGTTGTAGGGTGAACTTCTAAGTCTATTACAAAATCGAAAAAGTTATCAAATACTTGAAAAGTTCCATTTGCAGTTGTCGCTAATTGTTGCCAAGTTAAACCACTGTCTGTAGATTTCCAGATTCCATTACCTAAAAAGCTTTCTTGTAAACCTGCACTATTTCCTCTTAATTCTCCTGTTCCATAATACCAAATGTTCTGAAAACCATCTCTTGGATCTTGAGCAATTGCTGTAACATTATGAATATCATTTAAACCAGAAACTTTGGTCCAAGTATTACCACCATTTGTAGTTCTAAAAACTCCACTACTAACACCACCTGCTAACATTGTGTTACCTGTAGCATCAGAAATATCAATTTTTAAAGCTCTTGTTCTACCTCCTAAGTTAGAAGGACCTCTACTTACAAAATCGTAAGCTGCAGATTTTTTTGAAGCATTTTTTTGTCTTTCAATAAAAGCTGTTTCTAATTCTTTATTCTTCTCTGTTTCTGGGATTAACCCTGTTTTCGGATTCTTTTGCATATCAAACTCATGCAACCATCTAGCTTCAGTATCTTCAGCTTTCTCAGCTAAAGTTTTCTTCTTTTTCTTAGGTAATTTAGATTCATCATTGTTGTTAACGTTACAAGATAAAACGAAGCTCATTGTAAAAACAACAAGCATTAAATTGTAGATTTTTTTCATTTGTTTATTTTAAAATATATTTCCAAAAATTTTTCTTCGAAGTCTTATTGCATAACTATCAGACATCCTAGAAACGTATGTACAAACTGCCATTATTCTATCATATTGACTATCAGATTGACTAACGTATTCTTGAGGCATTAAATTTACTAATAAGTTATCATAATTACTATTATTGTTATTATAATTATTATTAATGGCAGTTATAAAAACATCTAATAAATCGCCTATAATTCTATAACCTGCAACTTCCTTTTCTAAAACCTCTTTACTTTTATAGATCTTATCGATACTTATTTTAATTATGTCGTTAATTTGAGCCTCATACTTACACTTGTCTAATAAAGAATTTTTAAAATCACCATTTAAAATTGCCTCTTCATTCTTTAAAAAGATAGTTACAGCTTCATCAATTAAGGCATTAATTGCAATTGCTCTTAAATAGGCTGTTCTGTCTTTGGTATGTTGCAAGGCATAATATTTAT belongs to Polaribacter dokdonensis and includes:
- a CDS encoding T9SS type A sorting domain-containing protein; the protein is MKKIYNLMLVVFTMSFVLSCNVNNNDESKLPKKKKKTLAEKAEDTEARWLHEFDMQKNPKTGLIPETEKNKELETAFIERQKNASKKSAAYDFVSRGPSNLGGRTRALKIDISDATGNTMLAGGVSSGVFRTTNGGNTWTKVSGLNDIHNVTAIAQDPRDGFQNIWYYGTGELRGNSAGLQESFLGNGIWKSTDSGLTWQQLATTANGTFQVFDNFFDFVIDLEVHPTTGELFVGTAGKVYRMAEAGPVVELELADDNTGWTDVVITSTGRVYASLDGGGTFNRGVYTSATGNGNWLQINPTSADFTPSNRITMAIAPSNEDILYILYNNGERNVEGNRVAEADLWQFNFATTTWTDYSSKLPDDPSGDSDGNDPFSIQGAYDLVISVKPDDENFVTIGGTNVYKISDITTDATFRRIGGYRGAGTYALYNEGGVNHHPDIHALTWSITDSNVFFTGTDGGVHKTNNINSNFVQWENLNNNYLTYQYYHVNMVNEAGNDFIIGGAQDNGTTIGGLDAGNTDASSMSDLFGGDGAAVSVTPQTGLLASGYTTYVTTQNGSMYRGTQTNITANITPTTGGEAYPSQFVTYFHMDPDNPSTIYYASNGSVIRTNDAPNVTSTDWTLVGSTQFSERITTFETTRGTYDPANSYLFIGGRGGNIFRLQDPINATDLTSLVKITPDEVVIDPVETNNGQYTSDIAVHPTNPDIVMVTYASYGDDIRNIFVTNNATAATPTWTEVERNLEAFSVRAGAIASVNGVTTYFVGTARGLYSSDDPTTEDWELQGASVMGIPVVSGLVYRPSDNILLMGTHGNGIYQADLNSPLSVANNSVDDITLAMYPNPTQFKLQFGSNDIQLSNETKFAIYDIRGKEVLKGALDQKSIDVSSLGKGVYIVKLNQDNKAISRKFVKN